The following are from one region of the Alkalimarinus sediminis genome:
- a CDS encoding DUF1631 family protein gives MTMERRTSPRRPITLAAKLTLTGDRYWPCEIADFCAEGLFIKYDDDVSLSIREAVQQSPDLKVKVLFIDPSCAKEHTMLVHPVRLIQGAMGVCFIEIDMQAMDAMLNLCAGQGVKKPTMHGESDQASFIIRQCNKAIAEYLEPLLERYADDVDAALVQAANNASSDKLCNELMDVASALKENQSKIRLLTLSAVAAPLKPGRASEQKHAEENTSQLSLIEKNEFEDWLMFKVMITKAETQYRGLLLQLKMRLDKVGIVNHLGYQNPLGPALIVYAFRDVVTRFNFSSVADKTLYRTFEASVVKSLEELYQALNQILIRHNILPDLDLSKYLSDRKPNEEPASAKQTDETAKSVDDNVRPVDDKVKPIDNSIAALHATLAERVSSKLDQGVHVSPTVDSGHHSRESGNEAKHQSASLKPSPETQNVQSLEPPFQPNSHLNSDDLSQFRAHQRAAQSAYTTINNLFSMLDKSRQANEEGLKKGAETNSANTPKWSHDEVQSGLKEMQTAPQPKESGTEVPPLIRRLKEKLESRTGSKKALSKEQEGAVDVVDRFFVSMKTSQKLTEITKSQLAKLEVPVLKVFMRNREFFEDIDSPVRAVINRVAQLGIKGGRPNPANQKKIDGIINRISSEFEQDTGVFDEVLGELDEMVDRQNLLYRRNVERVTAAAEGSQKVVQAKKAVARQIEKRIAGRKVPKAVVSLINGGWQDLLSLTYIRQGEHSQAWQDYLGVLDSLLAYGEDPTLNINLTDLLKIIQEGLSSISSNHMPSGHIRDELKRFLVGSKEAKAEMIEMPAEQALNEQADISLLTESRHRGMQRWVQRAQKLELGDWLKYIKDPENPQYMRLVWIGKGFSKFVFVNHQGMKVVELDLMTVAGYLQKEIAVLEKDYEVPIVDESLDNMVKQVYNQLSFATTHDELTGLVNRKEFERNIESLLAQPSEVECSLLYLDMRQFRIINDAAGYEAGDQVLKEVAKLLLDYAPKDGVVARLGGNEFAVLVRHASAEGLAQQYVRQISEYPFKWEEKSYELAVCVGVASATEVASSTDKLLKMAEEACRKAKHRGPNKVESYAADESNLSQQAQIKAKVAGFSNLNDERTLLRCQKIIPLQSDTRVKTHYEILLSVYDDRGHLIPAYEFVRTAEKYNRMQAVDRWVVGHMLDWMTQHKAALDAMGGISINLSGHSLNDEELLEFIYHRLSEHDAPIEKLWFEITEAAAISNIHSVAEFMNELKEIGCHFCLGNFGAGMSSYHFLKELPVDMIKIDGTFIKNLTTDDGDRAMVRSMTEMVHFMGKELVATQVEDMQTLDLLTSLGVDYAQGFVIEKPRLISNF, from the coding sequence GGGTGTCTGCTTCATTGAAATCGATATGCAAGCGATGGATGCCATGCTGAATTTATGTGCAGGGCAGGGTGTAAAAAAGCCCACCATGCATGGGGAGTCTGACCAAGCCTCGTTTATTATTCGCCAATGTAATAAAGCCATTGCAGAATATCTGGAGCCTCTGCTCGAGCGTTATGCTGATGATGTCGATGCTGCATTGGTCCAGGCGGCAAATAACGCATCTAGTGATAAGCTCTGCAATGAGTTAATGGATGTAGCCAGTGCGCTGAAAGAAAACCAGTCTAAAATTCGGTTGCTGACATTATCCGCAGTGGCAGCGCCTCTTAAACCGGGCCGGGCGAGTGAGCAAAAGCATGCAGAAGAGAACACTAGTCAACTGTCGCTGATTGAAAAGAATGAGTTTGAAGATTGGTTGATGTTCAAGGTGATGATAACCAAGGCAGAGACACAATACCGTGGTTTGTTACTTCAGCTTAAGATGCGACTTGATAAGGTCGGTATCGTCAACCATTTAGGTTATCAGAACCCATTGGGGCCTGCGTTAATCGTTTATGCATTTCGAGATGTTGTCACGCGATTTAATTTTTCTTCGGTGGCGGACAAAACACTCTATAGAACGTTTGAAGCCTCTGTTGTAAAAAGCTTAGAAGAACTTTATCAGGCGTTGAATCAAATACTCATACGTCATAATATTCTGCCCGATCTTGACCTTAGTAAATATCTGTCAGACCGCAAGCCGAATGAAGAGCCTGCTAGCGCTAAACAAACTGACGAGACGGCCAAGTCTGTCGATGATAACGTTAGACCGGTAGATGATAAGGTTAAACCAATAGATAATAGTATTGCCGCGCTACATGCAACCTTGGCTGAGAGAGTGTCTTCCAAGCTTGATCAAGGTGTACATGTCTCTCCCACCGTTGACTCAGGTCATCACTCTAGAGAATCTGGCAATGAAGCAAAACACCAAAGCGCAAGCCTGAAGCCCTCGCCAGAAACGCAAAATGTGCAGTCGTTAGAACCACCGTTTCAACCCAATAGCCATTTGAATAGCGATGATCTGTCTCAGTTTAGGGCACACCAGCGAGCGGCACAAAGTGCCTATACTACGATCAACAACCTTTTCTCGATGCTGGACAAAAGTCGTCAGGCTAACGAAGAGGGCCTGAAGAAAGGCGCAGAGACGAACAGTGCCAATACGCCCAAATGGAGTCATGATGAGGTTCAGTCAGGGCTCAAAGAGATGCAAACAGCACCACAGCCGAAAGAGAGTGGTACTGAGGTTCCTCCGCTGATAAGGCGCTTAAAGGAGAAACTCGAGAGTCGAACAGGCAGTAAAAAGGCGCTATCTAAAGAGCAAGAAGGCGCAGTAGATGTAGTTGATCGCTTCTTTGTCAGCATGAAAACTAGTCAAAAGCTAACAGAGATAACAAAGTCGCAACTGGCTAAGTTAGAAGTGCCCGTGCTTAAAGTGTTTATGCGAAACAGAGAGTTTTTTGAGGATATTGATAGCCCAGTAAGGGCGGTTATTAATCGTGTTGCACAGTTAGGTATTAAAGGAGGGCGACCCAACCCTGCAAATCAGAAGAAGATAGATGGAATTATTAATCGAATCAGCAGTGAGTTTGAGCAAGATACTGGTGTATTTGATGAAGTGCTAGGCGAGTTGGATGAAATGGTTGACCGCCAAAACTTGCTCTATCGTCGTAATGTTGAGCGGGTAACGGCTGCGGCTGAAGGCTCTCAGAAAGTTGTACAAGCAAAGAAAGCTGTCGCACGACAAATTGAAAAACGTATCGCAGGCCGAAAAGTTCCCAAAGCTGTGGTGTCTTTGATTAATGGTGGTTGGCAAGATTTACTGTCGTTAACCTACATTCGTCAAGGAGAGCATAGTCAGGCATGGCAAGATTACCTGGGCGTACTCGATAGTTTATTAGCTTACGGTGAAGACCCCACCCTCAATATAAACTTAACAGATCTACTCAAAATTATTCAGGAAGGTCTGTCATCAATCTCTAGCAATCATATGCCATCAGGCCATATTCGTGATGAGCTAAAGCGTTTTCTAGTTGGTTCCAAAGAGGCAAAAGCAGAGATGATCGAAATGCCTGCCGAGCAGGCGTTGAATGAGCAGGCTGATATCTCATTGCTTACTGAAAGCCGTCATAGAGGGATGCAGCGTTGGGTTCAGCGTGCCCAGAAGCTAGAGTTGGGTGATTGGCTAAAGTACATAAAAGACCCAGAAAACCCTCAATATATGAGACTGGTTTGGATTGGCAAAGGGTTCTCTAAATTTGTATTTGTAAACCATCAAGGGATGAAAGTCGTTGAACTAGACTTGATGACGGTAGCGGGATATCTGCAGAAAGAAATTGCTGTTCTGGAAAAAGACTATGAAGTCCCTATTGTCGACGAGAGTCTCGACAATATGGTTAAGCAGGTATACAACCAACTATCATTTGCCACCACCCATGATGAGCTTACCGGGTTGGTTAATCGCAAAGAGTTCGAACGAAATATCGAAAGCCTATTGGCTCAACCGAGTGAGGTGGAGTGCTCACTGCTTTATCTTGATATGCGACAGTTCAGAATTATCAATGATGCCGCTGGTTATGAGGCAGGTGATCAAGTTTTAAAAGAGGTGGCAAAACTTCTGCTCGACTATGCCCCCAAAGATGGAGTGGTTGCTCGCTTAGGTGGTAACGAGTTTGCGGTTTTGGTTAGACATGCCAGTGCTGAAGGGCTTGCACAACAATATGTGCGACAAATAAGTGAGTACCCGTTTAAGTGGGAAGAAAAAAGCTATGAGCTAGCAGTATGTGTCGGAGTTGCTTCTGCAACAGAGGTTGCCTCAAGCACCGATAAACTACTTAAAATGGCAGAAGAAGCTTGTCGCAAGGCCAAGCATAGAGGGCCTAATAAAGTAGAGAGTTATGCTGCCGATGAGTCAAACTTATCTCAGCAAGCGCAGATCAAAGCGAAGGTGGCGGGCTTTAGTAATCTAAATGACGAGCGAACACTGCTACGTTGTCAGAAAATTATACCCTTACAGTCTGATACTCGGGTGAAAACTCACTACGAAATACTCTTGAGTGTTTATGATGATCGAGGGCATCTGATTCCTGCATATGAATTTGTGCGAACCGCTGAGAAGTATAATCGTATGCAGGCGGTTGATCGTTGGGTGGTTGGACACATGTTGGACTGGATGACTCAGCATAAGGCCGCTTTAGATGCGATGGGCGGGATTTCGATCAATCTATCGGGCCACTCACTCAATGACGAGGAGCTATTAGAGTTCATCTATCATCGCCTAAGCGAGCATGATGCGCCTATTGAAAAGTTATGGTTTGAGATTACAGAGGCCGCCGCGATCTCCAATATTCATAGTGTCGCTGAGTTTATGAATGAGCTGAAAGAGATTGGATGCCATTTCTGTCTCGGGAATTTTGGTGCCGGGATGTCGTCATACCACTTTCTTAAAGAGCTCCCCGTCGATATGATCAAAATTGATGGTACGTTTATTAAGAACCTCACAACCGATGACGGTGATCGTGCAATGGTGCGCTCAATGACTGAAATGGTCCATTTTATGGGTAAGGAGTTAGTGGCGACTCAGGTTGAAGATATGCAGACCCTCGACCTGCTAACCTCCCTCGGTGTTGATTATGCACAAGGCTTTGTTATTGAGAAACCACGCCTAATTAGTAATTTTTGA